A stretch of Carya illinoinensis cultivar Pawnee chromosome 14, C.illinoinensisPawnee_v1, whole genome shotgun sequence DNA encodes these proteins:
- the LOC122294009 gene encoding purple acid phosphatase 5-like: MGTATCLLTGVLVILLSIVGFCHGGVTSSYVRKAEGSPDLPKEAFPPPPGFNAPEQVHITQGDSAGQGVIISWVTPLRWHPNFVTYWAAEGNLMNYKLTAPAKITSYKYYKYTSGYIHHATIKGLEYDTKYFYEIGVGECARLFHFRTPPKVGPDVPYTFGIIGDLGQTSSSNETLEHYIANPTAQTMLFAGDLSYADDHPNHDNERWDTWGRFIEKSAAYQPWIWTAGNHELDYAPDINEFVPFKPYVNRYHVPYRSSQSTSPLWYSIKRASAHIIVLSSYSAYGKYTPQYTWLQKELTKVNRAETPWLIVLLHSPWYNSNNYHFMEGESMRVTFESWFVESKVDIVFAGHVHSYERSERISNVRYNITDGLSTPIKDQSAPIYVTIGDGGNIEGIADSFTDPQPSYSAFREASFGHAILAIKNRTHAHYTWHRNQDSNAVAADSLWLYNRHYYPVEELSH, encoded by the exons ATGGGTACTGCAACGTGCTTGTTAACAGGAGTCTTAGTTATTCTTCTAAGTATCGTTGGTTTCTGTCATGGTGGTGTAACCAGTAGTTATGTTAGGAAAGCTGAGGGATCTCCTGACTTGCCGAAAGAAGCATTTCCTCCTCCTCCAGGATTCAATGCACCAGAGCAG GTTCATATAACCCAAGGAGATAGTGCAGGACAGGGTGTGATTATTTCATGGGTTACACCGTTAAGGTGGCATCCGAATTTTGTGACCTATTGGGCTGCAGAGGGCAATCTCATGAATTATAAGCTTACTGCTCCGGCCAAAATCACCTCTTACAAATACTATAAATATACTTCTGGTTACATTCATCATGCCACCATTAAAGGATTAGAG TATGACACTAAATACTTTTATGAGATTGGAGTTGGCGAGTGTGCCCGTCTGTTCCACTTCAGAACTCCTCCCAAAGTGGGGCCAGATGTTCCATACACATTTGGCATCATTG GTGATTTGGGACAGACAAGTAGTTCTAATGAGACGCTTGAGCATTATATTGCCAACCCGACTGCGCAAACTATGTTGTTTGCAGGTGATCTTTCTTATGCAGATGATCACCCAAACCATGACAATGAGAGATGGGACACATGGGGCCGCTTTATTGAGAAGAGTGCTGCGTATCAGCCATGGATTTGGACTGCTGGCAATCATGAACTTGATTATGCTCCAGATATT AACGAATTTGTTCCTTTCAAGCCCTATGTGAACAGATACCACGTGCCCTACAGATCATCGCAGAGTACATCCCCACTTTGGTATTCCATCAAGCGTGCATCTGCACACATCATTGTCCTCTCTTCGTACTCAGCATATG GTAAATACACTCCTCAATACACTTGGCTCCAAAAGGAGCTCACCAAAGTTAATCGAGCTGAAACTCCATGGCTTATAGTTCTTCTTCACTCACCATGGTATAACAGCAACAACTACCATTTTATGGAAGGAGAAAGCATGAGAGTGACTTTTGAATCCTGGTTTGTTGAAAGCAAAGTAGACATTGTTTTTGCCGGTCATGTTCATTCCTATGAGCGTTCA GAGCGAATATCGAATGTGAGGTACAACATAACAGATGGACTCAGCACGCCAATAAAGGACCAATCTGCACCAATTTACGTAACAATTGGTGATGGCGGTAATATTGAGGGCATTGCTGACAG TTTTACTGATCCACAACCAAGTTATTCTGCATTCCGGGAAGCAAGCTTTGGGCATGCAATTCTGGCTATAAAGAATAGGACCCATGCCCACTATACTTGGCACCGCAACCAAGATAGTAATGCTGTTGCTGCTGATTCTCTTTGGCTATACAACAGGCACTATTATCCAGTTGAAGAGCTTAGTCATTAA